The following are from one region of the Ananas comosus cultivar F153 linkage group 20, ASM154086v1, whole genome shotgun sequence genome:
- the LOC109725992 gene encoding nuclear transport factor 2-like — protein MVYLERLHERAMDRSSDPDVMARAFAEHYCKTFNENRAALGALYQEGSMLTFEGDKIQGAQAIVAKLASLPFQFHHIYTVDCQHYVPPQGGLLVSVSGVIQLAGENLRQECIQMFNLMPTLQGSFHVLNHIFRLFPLNYPSIPSELCLKSLSKRLEDSFSSSGFAVK, from the exons ATGGTATATCTCGAGCGTTTGCACGAGCGAGCGATGGATCGATCGAGCGATCCGGACGTGATGGCCCGGGCGTTCGCGGAGCACTACTGCAAGACGTTCAACGAGAACCGGGCGGCGCTGGGGGCTCTGTACCAGGAAGGGTCGATGCTGACGTTCGAGGGCGACAAGATCCAGGGCGCGCAGGCCATCGTCGCCAAGCTCGCCTCCCTCCCCTTCCAGTTCCACCACATCTATACCGTCGACTGCCAGCACTATGTCCCCCCCCAGGGTGGCTTGCTCGTCTCCGTCTCCGGCGTCATCCAGCTCGCCGGCGAAAACCTCCGGCAAGAGTGCATCCAG ATGTTTAATTTGATGCCGACGCTTCAGGGGAGCTTCCACGTGCTGAACCACATATTCCGTCTATTCCCTCTGAATTATCCGTCTATTCCCTCTGAATTATGCTTGAAGAGTCTGTCAAAGCGTCTAGAAGATAGCTTTTCCTCCTCTGGATTTGCTGTGAAGTGA
- the LOC109725993 gene encoding uncharacterized protein LOC109725993, which translates to MAIRLNDADSNQYPTKPSQLGSVMVRGAPIVALIGGFVCVVSTLWALFGRADGGFGSLADRWLYLGNYIGSERLAYAFIWDILLYAVFQPWLIGDNLQNVKEDYTELVNVLRFVPVVGLVAYLLCLDYVKES; encoded by the coding sequence ATGGCGATCCGACTTAATGATGCGGACTCGAACCAGTATCCCACAAAACCATCTCAGTTGGGTTCAGTGATGGTAAGAGGTGCGCCCATCGTGGCTTTAATTGGTGGATTTGTCTGCGTTGTCTCGACACTTTGGGCTCTTTTTGGTCGTGCCGATGGTGGTTTCGGAAGTCTAGCTGATCGATGGCTATATTTGGGAAATTATATCGGATCAGAGAGGCTTGCTTATGCATTCATATGGGATATTCTACTTTACGCCGTATTCCAACCTTGGTTGATTGGTGACAACCTTCAAAATGTAAAAGAAGATTATACAGAACTCGTAAATGTCTTAAGATTCGTCCCTGTTGTGGGCTTGGTTGCATATCTCTTGTGCTTGGATTATGTAAAAGAGTCCTAG
- the LOC109725995 gene encoding nuclear transport factor 2-like: protein MDPDGVARAFVEHYYRTFDGNRAALGGLYQEGSMLTFEGDKIQGAQSIVAKLTSLPFQQCLHHISTVDCQPSGPQGGMLVFVSGAIQLAGENHQLKFSQMFHLMPTPQGSFYVLNDIFRLNYA, encoded by the exons atggaTCCGGACGGGGTGGCGCGGGCGTTCGTGGAGCACTACTACAGGACGTTCGACGGGAACCGGGCGGCGCTGGGGGGGCTGTACCAGGAGGGGTCGATGCTGACGTTCGAGGGCGACAAGATCCAGGGCGCGCAGTCCATCGTCGCCAAGCTCACCTCCCTCCCCTTCCAGCAGTGCCTCCACCACATCTCCACCGTCGACTGCCAGCCCTCCGGCCCCCAGGGCGGCATGCTCGTCTTCGTCTCCGGCGCCATCCAGCTCGCCGGCGAAAACCACCAGCTCAAGTTCAGCCAG ATGTTTCATTTGATGCCGACGCCTCAGGGGAGCTTCTACGTGCTGAATGACATATTCCGTCTGAATTATGCTTGA
- the LOC109725347 gene encoding transcription factor CAULIFLOWER-like produces MDKIIAHYRQFSHAERIVQGTKGFACPRTKDELLEFSQRSLDKSNIAQLSFDELNQVESELDGALTQTIARKTQVMMDMIAELQEKGEKLLEKRRVLQSYLNMERQDEHGGDGIGVSSSNNGGGGDECGECSGGNAIPHRDVPRLPRWGTQVQPLPFLLLDT; encoded by the exons ATGGACAAAATAATTGCTCACTATCGACAATTTTCACATGCAGAAAGAATAGTACAG GGCACCAAGGGCTTTGCTTGTCCAAGAACTAAAGATGAGCTATTGGAGTTTTCTCAAAG GTCACTAGACAAGTCAAACATCGCACAGCTGAGCTTTGATGAGCTCAACCAAGTTGAAAGTGAACTGGATGGTGCATTAACACAAACAATTGCCCGAAAG ACTCAAGTGATGATGGATATGATCGCTGAGCTTCAGGAAAAG GGGGAGAAGCTTCTTGAAAAGAGGAGGGTACTCCAATCA TATCTCAACATGGAGAGGCAAGACGAGCACGGTGGCGACGGGATAGGCGTGAGCAGCAGCaacaacggcggcggcggcgacgaatGCGGTGAGTGCAGCGGCGGGAATGCGATCCCCCACCGTGACGTCCCGCGATTGCCGCGGTGGGGGACGCAGGTGCAGCCGCTGCCCTTCTTGTTACTGGACACGTAA
- the LOC109726017 gene encoding MADS-box transcription factor 58-like, whose protein sequence is MRSMATRTSSRPLPHHPFSPFAIPERERERGHRSIDRSIDTSIDVALQIPSSPASASSSSSFVGAGIRVLWGSGKGAAMVRGRVELRRIEDKASRQVCFSKRRAGLMKKARELAVLCDAEVGLVVFSAKGKLYDXPPLSLSLSL, encoded by the coding sequence ATGAGGTCGATGGCGACGCGAACCTCTTCTCGTCCCCTTCCCCACCACCCTTTCTCCCCATTTGCGattccagagagagagagagagagaggtcatcgatcgatcgatcgatcgatcgatacGTCCATCGATGTTGCCCTACAAATCCCCTCCTCCCCCGCTTCTgcgtcgtcttcgtcttcgttcGTGGGGgcggggattagggttttgtggggGTCGGGGAAGGGCGCGGCGATGGTGAGGGGGAGGGTGGAGCTGCGGCGGATCGAGGACAAGGCGAGTCGCCAGGTGTGCTTCTCGAAGCGGCGGGCCGGGCTCATGAAGAAGGCGCGCGAGCTCGCCGTGCTCTGCGACGCCGAGGTCGGCCTCGTCGTCTTCTCCGCCAAGGGCAAGCTCTACGACNctccccccctctctctctctctctcactatgA
- the LOC109725776 gene encoding gamma carbonic anhydrase-like 2, mitochondrial: MVAALARFSRKTLASVPSSLRPLLSRGFPLSSSSETAAAHPAASPPPPASSPATSGDRVRWDYRGQRQIIPLGQWVPKIAVDAFVAPNAVLAGQVTIYDAASVWYGSVLRGDLNKITLGFSSNVQERCVLHAAWSSPTGLPAETSVDRYVTIGGYCLLRSCTIEPECIIGQHSVLMEGSLVETNSILEAGSVLPPGRRIPTGELWAGNPARFVRKLTHEETLEIPKLAVAINDLMQSHFSEFLPYSTAYLEVEKLKKAFNIPL, from the exons atggtgGCGGCTCTCGCTCGCTTCTCCCGCAAAACCCTAGCCTCCGTCCCCTCCTCCCTCCGCCCCCTCCTCAGCCGCGGcttccccctctcctcctcctccgagaCGGCGGCGGCTCATCCGGCGGCGTCTCCGCCTCCTCCGGCGTCTTCTCCGGCGACCTCCGGGGATCGGGTGCGGTGGGACTACAGGGGCCAGAGGCAGATCATCCCGCTCGGGCAGTGGGTCCCAAAGATCGCCGTCGACGCCTTCGTCGCCCCCAACGCCGTCCTCGCGGGGCAGGTCACGATCTACGACGCCGCCTCCGTGTGGTACGGCTCCGTCCTCCGCGGCGACCTCAACAAGATCACCCTCGGCTTCTCCTCTAATGTCCAGGAGCGATGCGTCCTCCACGCCGCGTGGTCCTCCCCTACAG GACTTCCAGCCGAGACATCCGTCGATCGATATGTTACAATCGGCGGGTACTGTCTCTTGCGCTCGTGCACGATCGAACCTGAGTGCATAATCGGCCAACACTCGGTCCTCATGGAGGGCTCGTTGGTCGAGACCAACTCAATCCTCGAAGCCGGGTCAGTTCTCCCGCCGGGCCGGAGGATTCCGACCGGCGAACTTTGGGCCGGAAACCCAGCTCGGTTTGTTCGGAAACTCACCCACGAGGAGACTCTGGAGATCCCGAAGCTTGCGGTGGCTATTAACGATCTCATGCAAAGCCATTTCTCGGAGTTTCTTCCCTACTCCACTGCTTATTTGGAAGTCGAGAAGCTGAAGAAGGCTTTTAACATTCCTCTATGA